A window of Sebastes umbrosus isolate fSebUmb1 chromosome 3, fSebUmb1.pri, whole genome shotgun sequence contains these coding sequences:
- the LOC119484915 gene encoding LOW QUALITY PROTEIN: lecithin retinol acyltransferase-like (The sequence of the model RefSeq protein was modified relative to this genomic sequence to represent the inferred CDS: inserted 1 base in 1 codon), whose protein sequence is NGGQALRSTLPSCFFTKLLNFFFVASKKEDDDSKHDLSLYKRGDLLEVPRTLFTHFGIYLGDNRVAHLIPDILPVISKNKSAIAKMVXNNRLLLGVITKVASVRVDSVADFAYGSEILINHMDKMCSQPPLDGDEVARRAEKLLGSVTYSLLWYNCEHYVMYCRYGMAISYQTYQFCTTVRKIVCSRMSAYLTALCGVGGTMLYVGCVTPLTVLPTLLISFTIWMAA, encoded by the exons AACGGGGGTCAAGCACTTCGCAGCACACTGCCATCATGTTTCTTTACCAAACTACTCAACTTTTTCTTCGTAGCTTCCAAAAAGGAGGACGACGACTCCAAACATGACCTGTCCCTTTACAAGCGTGGTGATTTATTGGAAGTCCCCAGGACATTATTCACACACTTTGGTATCTACTTGGGTGACAACCGTGTGGCTCATCTCATCCCGGACATCCTTCCTGTGATATCTAAGAATAAATCTGCCATCGCAAAGATGG ACAATAACCGCCTGCTGCTGGGGGTTATCACTAAGGTTGCCAGCGTCAGAGTGGACTCTGTGGCAGATTTTGCATATGGCTCGGAGATTCTGATCAACCACATGGACAAGATGTGCAGCCAGCCTCCTCTGGACGGGGACGAGGTGGCCAGAAGGGCTGAGAAACTCCTGGGCTCCGTCACCTACAGCTTACTGTGGTACAACTGTGAACACTACGTCATGTACTGCAGATATGGCATGGCCATCAGCTATCAAACGTACCAG TTCTGCACAACAGTACGGAAGATAGTCTGCAGCAGGATGAGTGCCTATTTGACTGCACTGTGTGGTGTGGGAGGAACCATGCTGTATGTGGGCTGTGTGACGCCGCTGACAGTTTTACCGACCCTGCTCATCTCGTTCACCATCTGGATGGCAGCCTAA
- the LOC119483627 gene encoding interaptin-like → MPPVKSLRNYVLMKQQMLLQDAQIREITKNKEHYAQKLGEQEQQKQRLCEYANNENENLYQNLYQNLSETAIELKNKEAGLLQCDSSWPERHTSLKNKYIQAVNEQRSKTKVTPGHTTARHFEDEKREVVNYYSKYVAKREYSAVQTYEHMRRDIERLCQMLSETNKQLKQAQGEKIELEDKFAKELAANDQTWEKLLIKYQQDLFQAEEQVDQKKTEVLNLTSKGGELLLTEATWQKRFNEWKDNKEQQQMESHKLSEANNQLNKAELPQSDTLCHEKYDSQIQLMETKLTQMEAERKELEDKFAKELAANDQIWEKLLKKYQQDLFQSEEQVDQKKTEVLNLSKEKEGLWQELKETTGQLTSKGDELLLTEATWQKRFNELKDNEKQHQMESDKQVNRLKQEIQDLRVSEIQDLSKKNDSLSLMLTETTSQLRSKEVELSQSDRAWQDKYNALEDRMTRALAERDQSLESLTLKNKKTMSMVEELLQLCKDKDTISQKLRETSFELSSRGDKLQKKYNALADQLTLTASTKQEEQTEKKEKKKKKGFFSRFHKKVTCAGDTRVIEEAACCSAQAGQQ, encoded by the coding sequence ATGCCACCCGTCAAGTCACTGAGGAACTACGTCCTGATGAAGCAGCAGATGCTGCTGCAGGACGCTCAAATAAGGGAGATCACCAAAAATAAGGAGCATTACGCTCAAAAGCTTGGAGAGCAAGAGCAGCAGAAGCAGAGGCTTTGTGAATACGCCAACAACGAGAACGAGAACCTCTATCAGAACCTCTATCAGAACCTCAGTGAGACCGCCATCGAGCTGAAAAACAAAGAGGCTGGACTCCTGCAGTGCGACAGTTCTTGGCCGGAAAGACACACGTCTCTGAAGAACAAGTACATCCAGGCCGTGAACGAACAGAGATCGAAGACGAAAGTCACACCGGGACACACTACCGCAAGGCATTTCGAGGATGAGAAACGGGAAGTTGTTAACTACTACAGCAAGTATGTGGCCAAGCGAGAATATAGTGCAGTGCAGACATACGAACACATGCGCAGGGACATAGAGAGACTCTGTCAGATGCTCTCTGAGACCAACAAACAGCTCAAACAAGCTCAGGGTGAAAAGATAGAACTTGAGGACAAGTTTgctaaagaactggcagcaaaTGACCAAACCTGGGAGAAGCTGCTGATAAAATACCAGCAGGATTTGTTTCAGGCTGAGGAACAGGTCGACCAGAAGAAAACTGAGGTCCTGAATCTGACCAGCAAGGGAGGTGAACTCCTACTGACTGAGGCAACTTGGCAGAAAAGATTCAACGAGTGGAAGGACAACAAAGAACAACAGCAGATGGAATCCCACAAGCTCTCTGAGGCCAACAACCAGCTGAACAAAGCTGAACTGCCACAGAGTGACACTCTTTGCCATGAAAAGTACGATTCTCAAATTCAACTGATGGAGACAAAACTAACCCAAATGGAGGCTGAGAGGAAGGAGCTCGAGGACAAGTTTgctaaagaactggcagcaaaTGACCAAATCTGGGAGAAGCTGCTGAAAAAATACCAGCAGGATTTATTTCAGTCTGAGGAACAGGTCGACCAGAAGAAAACCGAGGTCCTGAATCTCAGCAAAGAAAAGGAGGGTCTCTGGCAGGAACTCAAAGAGACAACGGGCCAGCTGACCAGCAAGGGAGATGAACTCCTACTGACCGAGGCAACTTGGCAGAAAAGATTCAACGAGCTGAAGgacaatgaaaaacaacatcagATGGAATCGGACAAGCAGGTCAATAGGCTGAAGCAGGAGATCCAGGATCTCAGAGTCTCTGAGATCCAGGATCTCAGCAAGAAGAATGACAGCCTTTCTCTTATGCTGACGGAGACAACAAGTCAGCTACGGAGCAAAGAAGTCGAACTCTCACAGTCGGACCGAGCCTGGCAGGACAAGTACAACGCTCTTGAGGACAGGATGACAAGAGCCCTGGCCGAGAGAGACCAGAGCTTGGAGTCGCTGACGCTTAAAAACAAGAAGACAATGTCAATGGTTGAGGAGCTCCTGCAGCTCTGCAAAGACAAGGACACAATCTCTCAGAAACTCAGAGAGACTTCTTTCGAGTTGAGCAGCAGAGGCGACAAACTCCAGAAAAAATACAACGCGCTGGCCGACCAATTAACACTGACGGCGTCGACAAAACAGGAAGAGCAGACggagaagaaggaaaagaaaaagaagaagggtTTCTTTAGCCGGTTTCACAAGAAGGTGACGTGTGCCGGCGACACAAGAGTGATTGAGGAGGCTGCTTGTTGTTCAGCTCAGGCTGGACAACAGTag
- the npy2r gene encoding neuropeptide Y receptor type 2, whose product MEESDLWGLFAMDTADELNTTQVEELELQSSNCCSTAGTINDENYLKLDDSTKLVAVQVVLILAYSTIILFGVIGNSLVIYVVFKFKNLRTVTNFFIVNLAVADLLVNTLCLPFTLVYTLYGEWKFGQVLCFMLPCSQGMAVHVSTITMNVIALDRHRSIVYLMETKMSKDMCAVVILITWAVSALLASPLAIFREYGTFDISPDESIQVCTEKWPESRMNGSIYSISALLIQYGLPLVINCVAYIRIWNKMKTHMIYGGRNDRHQRRQKTTKMLLTMVVVFAVSWLPFHAFQLAVDIDSTVLYMKDFKLLFTVFHIVAMCSTFVNPILYGWMNNNYRTAFLSVFKCYQPVNFSLRPRCSSGRETPKNEGGVCADCKSTNV is encoded by the exons atggaggag AGTGACTTATGGGGACTGTTCGCCATGGATACAGCAGATGAACTCAACACAACTCAAGTGGAAGAACTTGAACTTCAATCTTCCAACTGCTGCTCAACTGCCGGCACAATAAACGATGAGAACTATTTGAAGCTGGACGACAGCACGAAGCTGGTTGCAGTTCAAGTTGTTCTCATCCTTGCTTACAGCACAATCATATTGTTTGGAGTCATTGGAAACTCCTTAGTGATATATGTCGTCTTCAAGTTTAAAAATCTTCGGACTGTCACCAATTTCTTTATCGTGAACCTAGCTGTGGCGGACCTGCTGGTGAACACGCTGTGTTTGCCGTTCACCCTCGTCTACACTCTGTACGGCGAGTGGAAGTTCGGTCAGGTGTTGTGCTTCATGCTGCCCTGCTCTCAGGGCATGGCGGTGCACGTGTCCACCATCACAATGAACGTCATCGCCCTGGACCGCCACAGGAGCATCGTCTACCTCATGGAGACCAAGATGTCCAAAGACATGTGCGCTGTGGTAATCCTCATCACTTGGGCCGTCAGTGCCCTGTTGGCCAGCCCGCTCGCCATCTTCAGGGAGTACGGCACGTTCGACATTTCGCCGGACGAGTCTATCCAGGTGTGCACAGAGAAGTGGCCGGAAAGCAGAATGAACGGAagcatctacagtatatcagcACTTCTGATTCAATACGGTCTACCACTGGTCATCAACTGCGTCGCCTACATCCGCATCTGGAATAAGATGAAGACTCACATGATTTACGGAGGTCGAAATGACCGCCATCAGCGCAGGCAGAAGACCACGAAGATGCTGCTGACCATGGTGGTGGTCTTCGCTGTCAGCTGGTTGCCTTTCCACGCGTTCCAGTTGGCTGTAGACATCGACAGCACCGTGTTGTATATGAAGGACTTTAAGCTGCTTTTCACTGTGTTCCATATTGTGGCGATGTGCTCGACGTTTGTCAATCCCATCCTGTACGGGTGGATGAACAACAACTACAGGACGGcctttttgtctgtgtttaaGTGTTACCAGCCCGTCAATTTCAGTTTGAGGCCAAGATGCTCCAGTGGCAGAGAAACACCAAAAAATGAAGGCGGGGTTTGTGCAGATTGCAAATCAACAAATGTCTAA